One part of the Arabidopsis thaliana chromosome 1 sequence genome encodes these proteins:
- the MGT1 gene encoding magnesium transporter 1 produces MSELKERLLPPRPASAINLRGDAGSRPSPSGRQPLLGVDVLGLKKRGQGLKSWIRVDTSANSQVIEVDKFTMMRRCDLPARDLRLLDPLFVYPSTILGREKAIVVNLEQIRCIITADEVLLLNSLDNYVLRYVVELQQRLKASSVTEVWNQDSLELSRRRSRSLDNVLQNSSPDYLPFEFRALEVALEAACTFLDSQASELEIEAYPLLDELTSKISTLNLERARRLKSRLVALTRRVQKVRDEIEQLMDDDGDMAEMYLTEKKKRMEGSLYGDQSLPVYRTNDCFSLSAPVSPVSSPPESRRLEKSLSIVRSRHDSARSSEDATENIEELEMLLEAYFVVIDSTLNKLTSLKEYIDDTEDFINIQLDNVRNQLIQFELLLTTATFVVAIFGVVAGIFGMNFEIDFFEKPGAFKWVLAITGVCGLVVFLAFLWYYKRRRLMPL; encoded by the exons ATGTCTGAACTCAAAGAGCGTTTGCTTCCTCCAAGACCTGCTTCGGCTATTAACCTTAGAGGTGATGCAGGCTCTCGTCCTTCTCCTTCAGGGAGACAACCACTCCTTGGAGTTGATGTTTTGGGTCTCAAGAAGCGTGGACAAGGCCTTAAGTCGTGGATTCGTGTTGATACTTCTGCCAATTCTCAGGTCATTGAGGTTGATAAGTTCACTATGATGCGTAGATGTGATTTACCAGCACGGGATTTAAGGCTGCTTGATCCTTTGTTTGTGTATCCGTCAACTATTCTTGGTAGAGAGAAGGCTATTGTTGTTAACTTAGAGCAGATCCGTTGTATTATTACTGCGGATGAGGTTTTGCTCTTGAATTCCCTTGACAACTATGTGCTTCGCTATGTTGTTGAGCTGCAGCAGAGACTAAAGGCAAGTTCTGTTACTGAGGTTTGGAATCAGGACAGTCTCGAATTGAGCAGGAGGAGGAGTAGGAGTTTAGACAATGTGCTTCAGAACTCATCCCCTGATTATTTACCTTTCGAGTTCAGGGCTCTTGAAGTTGCACTTGAAGCTGCTTGTACCTTCCTTGATTCCCAG GCTTCAGAGTTAGAGATTGAGGCATACCCATTATTGGATGAGCTTACCTCAAAGATCAGTACTCTAAACTTGGAGCGTGCTCGTAGACTAAAGAGCAGACTTGTAGCATTGACGAGACGAGTTCAGAAGGTTCGGGATGAGATTGAACAGCTAATGGACGATGATGGGGATATGGCAGAAATGTATctaacagagaagaagaagagaatggaaGGATCTTTATATGGTGATCAATCTTTACCTGTTTATCGAACAAATGATTGTTTTTCTCTGTCTGCGCCAGTTTCTCctgtttcttctcctcctgAGTCCCGTAGACTTGAGAAAAGCTTGAGCATTGTAAGGAGCCGGCATGACAGTGCTAGGAGCTCAGAAGACGCAACCGAGAATATAGAGGAGCTAGAGATGTTGCTGGAAGCATACTTTGTTGTCATTGACAGCACTCTCAACAAGCTAACCTCG TTAAAGGAGTACATCGATGATACCGAAGATTTCATCAACATTCAATTG GATAACGTACGGAATCAGCTGATCCAATTCGAGCTGCTGCTAACTACTGCCACATTCGTTGTAGCCATCTTCGGGGTTGTAGCCGGGATCTTTGGGATGAATTTTGAGATAGACTTCTTTGAAAAGCCTGGTGCTTTCAAATGGGTTTTAGCCATTACTGGAGTGTGTGGCCTTGTTGTATTTTTGGCATTCCTCTGGTACTACAAACGTAGAAGACTCATGCCTCTGTGA
- a CDS encoding vacuolar fusion CCZ1-like protein (DUF1712) (Protein of unknown function (DUF1712); CONTAINS InterPro DOMAIN/s: Protein of unknown function DUF1712, fungi (InterPro:IPR013176); BEST Arabidopsis thaliana protein match is: Protein of unknown function (DUF1712) (TAIR:AT1G16020.2); Has 182 Blast hits to 182 proteins in 73 species: Archae - 0; Bacteria - 0; Metazoa - 125; Fungi - 0; Plants - 41; Viruses - 0; Other Eukaryotes - 16 (source: NCBI BLink).) → MGMASMSSGTESLRLCVFDLRRGQHEGQELDKILFFYPPDLTFSTQLSVIGLSEGLITFTRLFSPEAACEVIEAERHSHVFYEAEPDIWMVMIVEKNKEIEAVWRIDALRRVLKEVHSLFVMFQGSIRALLEKEPTGGLVRSHLYPFITDYLNDLFVGKKQQLPSFRDTLKERGTVQMLTLARDAALEVQSLVGVLDSCAGTVRCHSVILFHDLLVSTTLSPDDTVDLFAFSVMRLTTNALSSGTSSWSYLRKGSGSPQISSRSTTVPPLGSGGTLPSGNGSSTGRVIRPLQHDKWSKGKDGFLVTDIWGLDATPTILIQKTQESFYLLTYQYKSLTLVLLVPIAAIVNGELDISFVKQQVIENASTKILKVEEKLSKGWGGENAYHVSGYRYLLVDNDMEVSRASPPGKVATLAKESLLALNKLREEVDTEKNRSKQEKDMEICIRAKNNTWVIARLNRGKELYMALEKASETLLDATDSVQRFSNRYCSGAFPMD, encoded by the exons ATGGGAATGGCGTCCATGAGCTCTGGTACTGAAAGCCTTCGTCTTTGCGTGTTTGACTTAAGAAGAGGCCAACACGAAGGACAGGAACTGGACAAGATCTTGTTCTTCTATCCTCCTGATCTAACCTTCTCCACTCAGCTATCGGTTATAGGTCTCAGTGAAGGGCTTATCACGTTCACGAG ACTTTTCTCCCCGGAGGCAGCTTGTGAGGTAATTGAAGCAGAGAGACATTCCCATGTTTTCTATGAGGCCGAGCCCGATATCTGGATGGTCATG ATTGTAGAGAAAAATAAGGAGATTGAAGCTGTATGGAGGATTGATGCATTGCGGAGAGTGCTTAAGGAAGTGCACTCTCTCTTTGTTATGTTTCAAGGGTCAATTAGGGCATTGCTTGAGAAAGAACCAACTGGAGGACTTGTAAGATCGCACTTGTATCCATTCATCACAGACTATTTAAATG ATCTTTTCGTTGGGAAAAAACAACAGTTACCTTCCTTCCGTGACACTTTGAAAGAGCGTGGAACAGTTCAGATGCTAACTTTAGCTAGAGATGCGGCACTTGAAGTTCAG TCTCTCGTCGGAGTGCTAGATTCATGTGCTGGGACCGTTCGATGCCACTCTGTGATTCTATTTCATGATCTACTGGTGTCAACAACTCTCTCACCT gATGATACCGTCGACTTGTTTGCATTTTCTGTCATGAGATTAACCACAAACGCGCTATCATCTGGCACAAGTTCCTGGTCATATCTACGCAAAGGATCCGGTTCACCTCAAATATCTTCTAGATCTACTACGGTGCCCCCTCTTGGTTCAGGTGGTACATTGCCTTCGGGAAATGGTAGTAGCACAGGTCGTGTTATTAGACCTTTGCAGCACGATAAGTGGTCGAAGGGGAAAGATGGGTTTCTTGTAACTGATATTTGGGGTTTAGATGCCACCCCGACAATTTTGATACAGAAGACACAGGAAAGTTTTTACCTTTTGACTTATCAGTACAAGAGTCTCACCTTGGTTCTTCTCGTGCCTATCGCTGCAATTGTTAATGGAGAGCTAGACATCTCATTCGTGAAGCAGCAAGTTATTGAAAAC GCATCGACCAAAATCTTGAAAGTCGAAGAGAAGCTATCGAAAGGGTGGGGCGGTGAGAATGCTTACCATGTAAGCGGTTACCGTTACTTACTAGTTGATAATGACATGGAAGTTTCCAGAGCTTCTCCACCAGGAAAGGTAGCAACACTAGCAAAG GAGTCTTTGCTTGCACTAAACAAGCTAAGGGAAGAAGTGGATACAGAAAAAAACCGCTCGAAGCAAGAGAAAGACATGGAAATATGCATTCGAGCGAAGAACAACACATGGGTCATCGCGCGTCTAAACAGAGGTAAAGAGCTTTACATGGCTTTAGAGAAAGCAAGTGAAACTCTTCTTGATGCTACAGACTCTGTCCAAAGATTCAGCAACAG GTACTGCAGCGGGGCATTCCCCATGGATTAG
- the J8 gene encoding Chaperone DnaJ-domain superfamily protein (J8; FUNCTIONS IN: unfolded protein binding, heat shock protein binding; INVOLVED IN: protein folding, response to stress; LOCATED IN: nucleus; EXPRESSED IN: 24 plant structures; EXPRESSED DURING: 15 growth stages; CONTAINS InterPro DOMAIN/s: Molecular chaperone, heat shock protein, Hsp40, DnaJ (InterPro:IPR015609), Heat shock protein DnaJ, N-terminal (InterPro:IPR001623), Heat shock protein DnaJ (InterPro:IPR003095); BEST Arabidopsis thaliana protein match is: Chaperone DnaJ-domain superfamily protein (TAIR:AT3G05345.1); Has 10939 Blast hits to 10938 proteins in 2525 species: Archae - 126; Bacteria - 6057; Metazoa - 1338; Fungi - 591; Plants - 814; Viruses - 3; Other Eukaryotes - 2010 (source: NCBI BLink).) encodes MTIALTIGGNGFSGLPGSSFSSSSSSFRLKNSRRKNTKMLNRSKVVCSSSSSVMDPYKTLKIRPDSSEYEVKKAFRQLAKKYHPDVCRGSNCGVQFQTINEAYDIVLKQIKNQMEGTEEFEPFDVYDEGLNGMNDPDCDTWEEWMGWEGAGTRDYSSHVNPYA; translated from the exons atgacAATTGCTTTAACGATCGGAGGAAACGGGTTTTCGGGTCTACCAGGATCGtcgttttcttcatcatcttcgtcgtTTCGATTAAAAAACAGCAGAAGAAAGAACACGAAGATGCTCAACAGATCAAAAGtcgtttgttcttcttcatcttctgtaATGGATCCGTATAAGACTCTTAAGATCCGACCCGATTCATCTGAATACGAGGTCAAGAAAGCTTTCAGACAACTCGCTAAAAAG TATCATCCTGATGTTTGTAGAGGAAGCAATTGTGGGGTACAGTTTCAGACAATTAACGAAGCTTACGAT attGTGTTGaagcaaattaaaaatcaGATGGAAGGGACGGAGGAATTTGAGCCGTTCGATGTATACGACGAGGGATTGAACGGAATGAATGATCCAGATTGCGACACGTGGGAAGAATGGATGGGATGGGAGGGAGCAGGAACCCGTGATTACTCCTCTCACGTTAATCCTTACGCTTGA
- a CDS encoding MIF4G domain-containing protein / MA3 domain-containing protein (MIF4G domain-containing protein / MA3 domain-containing protein; FUNCTIONS IN: RNA binding, binding; INVOLVED IN: translation, RNA metabolic process; LOCATED IN: cytosol, nucleus; EXPRESSED IN: 25 plant structures; EXPRESSED DURING: 13 growth stages; CONTAINS InterPro DOMAIN/s: Initiation factor eIF-4 gamma, MA3 (InterPro:IPR003891), Armadillo-type fold (InterPro:IPR016024), MIF4G-like, type 3 (InterPro:IPR003890), MIF4-like, type 1/2/3 (InterPro:IPR016021); BEST Arabidopsis thaliana protein match is: Initiation factor eIF-4 gamma, MA3 (TAIR:AT1G52325.1); Has 51676 Blast hits to 28577 proteins in 1484 species: Archae - 86; Bacteria - 5039; Metazoa - 22313; Fungi - 6500; Plants - 3817; Viruses - 357; Other Eukaryotes - 13564 (source: NCBI BLink).), translated as MGRHGSSSDEEERVRRRDRRRRERSPDVRRSRTETDDVARRVRVSDDEDRKSSRRDLEIGGTVADGEGRRGDKVRRKETSDDEELARRSRKDRKEANSGSEDDRGKRIEVDSDGDGERRVNKGRNTDRVRADTSSDEEDDLKGNKKEPMEVDDDYGRRGRRRSPKVMEKQGRERSHRGSRVIADKPSDEEDDRQRSRGGRRESQRKRRDHRASDDDEEGEIRSERRGKEKNDRGSEGLLKRDRRERDLTDGHENGSRRRESERKDRSRRDDGVRDEKERRHNDKYDDSQRDKLRKEDSRKREEKKIEVPKPKLAELNPSENNAMALGKTGGVYIPPFKLARMMKEVEDKSSVEYQRLTWDALRKSINGLVNKVNASNIKNIIPELFAENLIRGRGLFCRSCMKSQMASPGFTDVFAALVAVINAKFPEVAELLLKRVVLQLKRAYKRNDKPQLLAAVKFIAHLVNQQVAEEIIALELVTILLGDPTDDSVEVAVGFVTECGAMLQDVSPRGLNGIFERFRGILHEGEIDKRVQYLIESLFATRKAKFQGHPAVRPELDLVEEKYSHDLSLDHEIDPETALDIFKPDPDFVENEKKYEALKKELLGDEESEDEDGSDASSEDNDEEEDESDEEDEEQMRIRDETETNLVNLRRTIYLTIMSSVDFEEAGHKLLKIKLEPGQEMELCIMLLECCSQERTYLRYYGLLGQRFCMINKIHQENFEKCFVQQYSMIHRLETNKLRNVAKFFAHLLGTDALPWHVLAYIRLTEEDTTSSSRIFIKILFQELSEHLGIRLLNERLQDPTMQESLESIFPKDNPKNTRFAINFFTSIGLGGITENLREYLKNMPSLIMQRQKQVAESESGSSSGSDSSDSESESESGSSSSSSSDESDREKRKRRRRS; from the exons ATGGGTAGGCACGGTAGTTCCTCcgacgaagaagagagagttagAAGAAGGGATAGGAGAAGACGAGAGAGAAGCCCTGATGTTAGAAGATCGAGGACTGAGACAGATGATGTTGCTCGTCGTGTTAGGGTTTCTGATGATGAGGACCGTAAGAGCTCGCGACGAGATCTTGAGATTGGTGGTACTGTCGCTGATGGTGAGGGACGCCGTGGAGATAAGGTCAGAAGAAAAGAGACTTCTGATGATGAGGAATTAGCTAGACGGTCGAGAAAGGATCGAAAAGAAGCGAACTCTGGTTCTGAGGATGATAGAGGTAAAAGAATTGAGGTAGatagtgatggtgatggtgagaGGAGAGTGAATAAGGGGAGAAATACGGATAGAGTTAGAGCTGACACTTcttctgatgaagaagatgatttgaaGGGGAATAAGAAGGAACCGATGGAGGTTGATGATGATTACGGTCggagaggaaggagaagaagcccCAAAGTCATGGAGAAACAGGGTAGAGAGAGAAGTCATAGGGGTAGTAGAGTCATAGCTGATAAACCTTctgatgaggaagatgatagGCAGAGGAGCAGGGGAGGTAGGCGAGAAAGCCAGAGGAAACGCAGGGATCATCGAGCATCTGACGACGATGAGGAAGGTGAGATTAGGAGtgagagaagaggaaaagagaagaatgatAGAGGTAGTGAAGGTCTCTTAAAGAGGGATCGGAGGGAGAGAGACTTGACTGATGGGCATGAGAATGGGAGTCGGCGTAgggaaagtgaaagaaaagatAGGAGTCGGAGGGACGATGGAGttagagatgaaaaagaaaggagaCACAATGATAAATATGATGATAGTCAAAGAGACAAGTTGAGAAAGGAAGATAGCAGGAaaagggaagagaagaagattgaggTTCCAAAGCCCAAGCTGGCAGAACTCAATCCATCTGAGAACAATGCTATGGCCTTGGGAAAAACAGGAGGAGTTTATATTCCTCCGTTCAAGCTAGCACGCATGATGAAGGAGGTGGAAGATAAAAGCAGCGTAGAGTATCAACGGCTTACATGGGATGCTCTCCGTAAAAGTATTAATGGGCTCGTCAATAAGGTTAATGCAAGCAACATCAAGAACATAATCCCTGAACTGTTTGCTGAAAATCTCATCAGAGGAAGGGGACTTTTCTGCCGTTCATGTATGAAGTCTCAAATGGCATCTCCTGGATTCACTGACGTCTTTGCAGCTTTAGTCGCTGTTATTAACGCCAAATTCCCTGAAGTTGCTGAACTTCTATTGAAAAGGGTCGTTTTGCAGCTAAAGAGAGCGTATAAGCGTAACGACAAG CCTCAATTGCTTGCTGCTGTAAAATTTATAGCGCATCTAGTAAACCAGCAAGTCGCTGAGGAGATCATAGCACTTGAGTTAGTTACCATACTTCTGGGAGACCCAACTGATGACAGTGTTGAGGTGGCTGTTGGGTTTGTGACGGAATGTGGTGCAATGCTTCAAGACGTTTCACCAAGAGGATTGAATG GGATTTTTGAGAGGTTTCGTGGTATACTGCACGAGGGAGAGATAGATAAGAGAGTTCAGTATTTGATTGAAAGTCTCTTTGCTACTAGGAAGGCGAAATTTCAG GGACATCCGGCCGTTCGTCCTGAGCTAGATcttgttgaagaaaaatattcgCATGATCTCTCTCTTGATCATGAAATTGATCCTGAAACTGCTCTTG ATATTTTCAAACCTGATCCTGATTTCGTGGAGAACGAAAAGAAATATGAGGCGCTGAAGAAAGAGTTACTCGGTGACGAAGAGTCTGAGGATGAAGATGGCTCTGATGCTAGTTCAGAGGATAACgatgaggaggaagatgagtctgatgaagaagatgaagaacaaatgAGAATAAGAGACGAAACAGAGACTAATCTTGTTAATCTTAGAAGGACAATCTACCTGACCATAATGTCCAGTGTTGATTTTGAAGAAGCAGGTCACAAATTACTTAAAATTAAGCTTGAACCAGGTCAAGAG ATGGAACTATGCATAATGCTCCTGGAATGTTGCTCTCAGGAGAGAACATATCTGCGTTACTATGGATTGTTGGGTCAGCGTTTCTGTATGATCAACAAAATTCATCAAGAGAATTTTGAGAAATGCTTTGTTCAGCAGTATTCCATGATTCACCGTCTTGAGACAAACAAATTGCGTAACGTGGCTAAGTTTTTTGCCCATTTACTGGGCACAGATGCTCTCCCCTGGCATGTGCTTGCCTACATTCGATTAACCGAGGAAGACACTACTTCCTCATCTCGTATCTTCATTAAGATCCTATTCCAG GAATTGTCAGAACACTTGGGGATTAGGCTGCTTAATGAGAGGCTTCAGGATCCAACAATGCAGGAATCACTTGAATCTATATTCCCTAAGGATAATCCAAAGAACACGAGGTTTGCAATCAACTTCTTTACGTCCATTGGTCTTGGAGGCATCACAGAGAATCTGAGAGAGTATCTGAAGAACATGCCAAGCCTCATCATGCAACGGCAGAAGCAAGTTGCGGAATCAGAATCAGGATCATCATCTGGATCTGACAGTTCTGATTCCGAGTCTGAATCTGAGTCAggctcatcatcttcttctagtTCGGATGAAAGCGACAGAGAAAAGAggaagcgaagaagaagatcatga
- a CDS encoding Snf1 kinase interactor-like protein yields MEKGVGFEKDMKTVSDGFVGGFFPVSTTKIAWKSRKRSALLNLDKAPEAVTEVTPEKNEITAMDTEKVGEPMTTTPLLSEKRKALFEPLEPITNLNGKRPTAADSLLPPPDFETANYPKGWLIGSRDRWVKRAARRGFTVLRASTASAATREKQENRD; encoded by the exons ATGGAGAAAGGGGTTGGATTTGAGAAAGACATGAAGACAGTCAGTGATGGGTTTGTCGGAGGTTTTTTCCCTGTCTCTACCACCAAGATCGCGtggaaatcaagaaaaagatcaG CATTGTTGAACCTAGACAAAGCACCGGAGGCTGTTACGGAGGTCACACCAGAGAAGAACGAGATAACAGCAATGGATACCGAGAAAGTTGGGGAACCAATGACCACAACTCCTCTTCTGTCCGAGAAAAGGAAAGCTCTGTTCGAGCCACTTGAACCCATTACGAACTTGAACGGAAAGCGACCAACTGCGGCTGATTCATTGTTGCCACCGCCGGATTTCGAGACTGCAAACTACCCAAAAGGCTGGTTGATCG GATCGAGAGATAGATGGGTTAAACGAGCAGCTAGAAGAGGATTCACGGTGCTTAGAGCATCTACAGCTTCAGCTGCTACAAGAGAGAAGCAAGAGAACAgagattga
- a CDS encoding Snf1 kinase interactor-like protein (unknown protein; Has 35333 Blast hits to 34131 proteins in 2444 species: Archae - 798; Bacteria - 22429; Metazoa - 974; Fungi - 991; Plants - 531; Viruses - 0; Other Eukaryotes - 9610 (source: NCBI BLink).) translates to MEKGVGFEKDMKTVSDGFVGGFFPVSTTKIAWKSRKRSALLNLDKAPEAVTEVTPEKNEITAMDTEKVGEPMTTTPLLSEKRKALFEPLEPITNLNGKRPTAADSLLPPPDFETANYPKGWLIGKKRKLVNVDVVESMRRIAVQEMNRKVKQTKHDADFCWSLIYGLWDCDRIER, encoded by the exons ATGGAGAAAGGGGTTGGATTTGAGAAAGACATGAAGACAGTCAGTGATGGGTTTGTCGGAGGTTTTTTCCCTGTCTCTACCACCAAGATCGCGtggaaatcaagaaaaagatcaG CATTGTTGAACCTAGACAAAGCACCGGAGGCTGTTACGGAGGTCACACCAGAGAAGAACGAGATAACAGCAATGGATACCGAGAAAGTTGGGGAACCAATGACCACAACTCCTCTTCTGTCCGAGAAAAGGAAAGCTCTGTTCGAGCCACTTGAACCCATTACGAACTTGAACGGAAAGCGACCAACTGCGGCTGATTCATTGTTGCCACCGCCGGATTTCGAGACTGCAAACTACCCAAAAGGCTGGTTGATCGGTAAGAAGAGGAAGCTTGTGAATGTTGATGTAGTTGAGAGCATGCGTAGAATAGCTGTCCAAGAAATGAACAGAAAGGtaaaacaaactaaacatgATGCAGATTTTTGCTGGAGTTTGATTTACGGATTGTGGGATTGTGACAGGATCGAGAGATAG
- a CDS encoding Snf1 kinase interactor-like protein (unknown protein; Has 30201 Blast hits to 17322 proteins in 780 species: Archae - 12; Bacteria - 1396; Metazoa - 17338; Fungi - 3422; Plants - 5037; Viruses - 0; Other Eukaryotes - 2996 (source: NCBI BLink).): MEKGVGFEKDMKTVSDGFVGGFFPVSTTKIAWKSRKRSALLNLDKAPEAVTEVTPEKNEITAMDTEKVGEPMTTTPLLSEKRKALFEPLEPITNLNGKRPTAADSLLPPPDFETANYPKGWLIGKKRKLVNVDVVESMRRIAVQEMNRKDREIDGLNEQLEEDSRCLEHLQLQLLQERSKRTEIERENTMLKEQVDMLVNMIQEDDEEGAEEP; encoded by the exons ATGGAGAAAGGGGTTGGATTTGAGAAAGACATGAAGACAGTCAGTGATGGGTTTGTCGGAGGTTTTTTCCCTGTCTCTACCACCAAGATCGCGtggaaatcaagaaaaagatcaG CATTGTTGAACCTAGACAAAGCACCGGAGGCTGTTACGGAGGTCACACCAGAGAAGAACGAGATAACAGCAATGGATACCGAGAAAGTTGGGGAACCAATGACCACAACTCCTCTTCTGTCCGAGAAAAGGAAAGCTCTGTTCGAGCCACTTGAACCCATTACGAACTTGAACGGAAAGCGACCAACTGCGGCTGATTCATTGTTGCCACCGCCGGATTTCGAGACTGCAAACTACCCAAAAGGCTGGTTGATCGGTAAGAAGAGGAAGCTTGTGAATGTTGATGTAGTTGAGAGCATGCGTAGAATAGCTGTCCAAGAAATGAACAGAAAG GATCGAGAGATAGATGGGTTAAACGAGCAGCTAGAAGAGGATTCACGGTGCTTAGAGCATCTACAGCTTCAGCTGCTACAAGAGAGAAGCAAGAGAACAgagattgaaagagagaacacAATGTTGAAAGAGCAAGTTGATATGCTTGTGAACATGATACaagaagatgacgaagaagGAGCTGAAGAACCCTAA
- a CDS encoding Snf1 kinase interactor-like protein encodes MDTEKVGEPMTTTPLLSEKRKALFEPLEPITNLNGKRPTAADSLLPPPDFETANYPKGWLIGKKRKLVNVDVVESMRRIAVQEMNRKDREIDGLNEQLEEDSRCLEHLQLQLLQERSKRTEIERENTMLKEQVDMLVNMIQEDDEEGAEEP; translated from the exons ATGGATACCGAGAAAGTTGGGGAACCAATGACCACAACTCCTCTTCTGTCCGAGAAAAGGAAAGCTCTGTTCGAGCCACTTGAACCCATTACGAACTTGAACGGAAAGCGACCAACTGCGGCTGATTCATTGTTGCCACCGCCGGATTTCGAGACTGCAAACTACCCAAAAGGCTGGTTGATCGGTAAGAAGAGGAAGCTTGTGAATGTTGATGTAGTTGAGAGCATGCGTAGAATAGCTGTCCAAGAAATGAACAGAAAG GATCGAGAGATAGATGGGTTAAACGAGCAGCTAGAAGAGGATTCACGGTGCTTAGAGCATCTACAGCTTCAGCTGCTACAAGAGAGAAGCAAGAGAACAgagattgaaagagagaacacAATGTTGAAAGAGCAAGTTGATATGCTTGTGAACATGATACaagaagatgacgaagaagGAGCTGAAGAACCCTAA